In a genomic window of Xylophilus rhododendri:
- a CDS encoding sensor domain-containing diguanylate cyclase, giving the protein MKSIEPDSDVYRTLLESTKAIPWKIDWATATFAYVGPQIEQLLGWTPQSWTTVNDWAARMHPDDRSWVVDFCIAQSQAGTDHEADYRALTSSGGYVWIRDVVHVERNPDGTPKALIGFMFDITEQKKTEQKLLELQRQLEEFSFKDGLTGVANRRKFDEVFQNNWADARRTQQPLSMILFDIDCFKQYNDCYGHVQGDECLKMVCHALSTTTRAEGDFFARYGGEEFVLVLPNTHALGAQAIAERCRSAIAEARIAHAASPVGPLVTVSIGAGTIVPTADDDPVQFLDSVDRRLYRAKQGGRDRLVTDPA; this is encoded by the coding sequence GTGAAAAGCATAGAACCCGACAGCGACGTCTACCGAACCCTGCTCGAATCCACCAAGGCCATCCCCTGGAAGATCGACTGGGCCACCGCCACCTTCGCCTACGTGGGCCCGCAGATCGAGCAGTTGCTCGGCTGGACGCCGCAGAGCTGGACCACCGTCAACGACTGGGCCGCCCGCATGCATCCGGACGACCGTTCGTGGGTGGTCGATTTCTGCATAGCCCAGTCCCAGGCCGGCACCGACCACGAGGCCGACTACCGCGCGCTGACCTCCAGCGGCGGCTATGTGTGGATCCGCGACGTGGTCCACGTCGAACGCAACCCCGACGGCACGCCCAAGGCCCTGATCGGCTTCATGTTCGACATCACCGAGCAGAAGAAGACCGAGCAGAAGTTGCTGGAACTGCAGCGCCAGCTGGAGGAGTTCTCCTTCAAGGACGGCCTGACCGGCGTGGCCAACCGGCGCAAGTTCGACGAGGTGTTCCAGAACAACTGGGCCGATGCCCGGCGCACGCAGCAGCCGCTGTCGATGATCCTGTTCGACATCGACTGCTTCAAGCAATACAACGACTGCTACGGCCATGTGCAGGGCGACGAGTGCCTGAAGATGGTCTGCCATGCCCTCAGCACCACCACCCGCGCCGAGGGCGACTTCTTCGCCCGCTACGGCGGCGAGGAGTTCGTGCTGGTGCTGCCCAACACCCATGCGCTGGGCGCCCAGGCCATCGCCGAACGCTGCCGCAGCGCGATCGCCGAGGCGCGCATCGCCCATGCGGCATCGCCGGTCGGGCCGCTGGTCACGGTGAGCATAGGCGCCGGCACCATCGTGCCGACGGCGGACGACGATCCGGTGCAGTTCCTCGACTCGGTGGACCGCCGGCTCTACCGCGCCAAGCAGGGCGGACGCGACCGCCTGGTGACCGACCCAGCCTGA